In Streptomyces sp. TLI_146, the genomic stretch CTGCGCCGCTCGTACGGCGAGGGCGCCGCCGCCGTCCACGCGCTGCGCGGGGTGTCCTTCGAGGTGCCGCGCGGCGAGCTCGTCGCCCTCAAGGGGCGCTCCGGGTCGGGCAAGACGACCCTGCTCAACCTGGTCGGCGGGCTCGACCGGCCCGACGGCGGCCGGATCACCGTCGACTCCACGGACCTGGCGGACCTGGGCGAGGAGGGGCTGCTCGCGCTGCGCCGGGACCGGATCGGCTTCATCTTCCAGTCCTTCGGACTGATCCCGATCCTGTCGGCCGCCGAGAACGTCGGCGTCCCGATGCGGCTGCGCAAGGCCGACCCGCGCGAGCGCGACGCGCGCGTGGAGCTGCTGCTCGCCCTGGTCGGGCTCGGCGACCACGCCCAGCAGCGCCCCGGCGAGCTCTCCGGCGGCCAGCAGCAGAGGGTCGCCATCGCCCGTGCGCTCGCCAACCGGCCCGCGCTCCTGATCGCCGACGAGCCCACCGGCCAGCTGGACGCCGAGACCGGGCTCGCCGTCATGGAGCTGCTGCGCGCGGTCGTGCGCAGCGAGGGCGTCACCGCCCTGGTCGCCACCCACGACTCCCAGCTGCTCGGGCTCGCGGACCGCGTCCTTGAGCTGAGCGACGGGCGGATCATCGACCACGGCTGACCGCCCCGGGCCCCGCCTCGCGCATCAGAATCACGTCAATACGGCAGCTCAGCCGCACCCCCGGTCCGATTTGCCGGAATCGGGGGCCGTAAGGTCGACAGCGCGTAGACGGCAGTTCTCTGAAAGACAATGGGGCCATGGCACGCGGCAAGCTTCGGATATACCTCGGTTCGGCACCGGGCGTCGGCAAGACGTACGCGATGCTGTCCGAGGGACACCGGCGCGTGGAGCGCGGCACCGACTGCGTGGTGGCGTTCGTGGAGCACCACGGGCGCCCGCGCACCGAGGTGATGCTGCACGGTCTGGAGCAGGTCCAGCGGCGCACGATCGAGTACCGAGGCTCCACCTTCACCGAGATGGACGTCGACGCGGTCCTGGAGCGCCGGCCCGCGGTCGCCCTGGTGGACGAGCTCGCCCACACCAACGTGCCCGGCTCGCGCAACACCAAGCGCTGGCAGGACGTCGAGGAGCTGCTCCAGGCGGGCATCGACGTGGTGTCGACCGTCAACATCCAGCACCTGGAGTCGCTGGGCGACGTCGTCGAGTCGATAACCGGCGTGCGCCAGCGCGAGACGGTGCCCGACGAGGTGGTGCGGCGGGCGAACCAGATCGAGCTCGTCGACATGTCGCCCCAGGCGCTGCGCCGCCGGATGGCGCACGGCAACATCTACAAGTCCGACAAGGTCGACGCGGCCCTGTCCAACTACTTCCGCCCCGGCAATCTGACCGCCCTGCGCGAGCTCGCGCTGCTGTGGGTCGCGGACCGGGTCGACGAGTACCTCCAGCAGTACCGGGGCGAGCACAACATCCGCTCCACCTGGCAGGCCCGGGAGCGGATCGTCGTCGGTCTGACCGGCGGACCCGAGGGCCGCACCCTGATCCGGCGCGCGGCCCGGATGGCCGCCAAGGGCTCCGGCAGCGAGATCCTCGCGGTGTACGTGGCCCGCAGCGACGGGCTGACCTCCGCCTCGCCCAAGGAGCTGGCCGTCCAGCGCACTCTGGTCGAAGACCTCGGTGGAACGTTTCACCACGTCATAGGCGACGACGTCCCCGCCTCCCTCCTGGAGTTCGCGCGGGGCGTCAACGCCACCCAGATCGTCCTCGGCTCCAGCCGCCGCAAGACCTGGCAGTACGTCTTCGGGCCGGGCGTCGGTGCCACCGTGGCCCGCGAGTCCGGGCCCGACCTGGACGTCCACATCGTCACCCACGAGGAGGTCGCCAAGGGGCGCGGCCTCCCGGTGGCGCGCGGCGCCCGGCTCGGGCGGGCCCGCAGCATCTGGGGCTGGCTGACGGGCATGGCGGGCCCGGCGCTGCTCACGCTGCTGCTGACCAACGTCGACGCGGACCTCGGGCTCGCCAACGACATGCTGCTCTTCCTGACGCTCACGGTCGCCGCGGCCCTGCTCGGCGGACTGATGCCGGCGCTCGCCTCCGCCGCGTTCGGCTCGTTCCTGCTGAACTACTACTTCACCCCGCCCGTCCACCAGATCACCATCGCCGACCCCAAGAACATCCTGGCCATCGCGATCTTCTTCCTGGTGGCGGTGTCGGTGGCCTCCGTGGTCGACCTCGCGGCCCGCCGCAC encodes the following:
- a CDS encoding ABC transporter ATP-binding protein — translated: MSESTSGRGTAVAEQPGTGPMVVVEDLRRSYGEGAAAVHALRGVSFEVPRGELVALKGRSGSGKTTLLNLVGGLDRPDGGRITVDSTDLADLGEEGLLALRRDRIGFIFQSFGLIPILSAAENVGVPMRLRKADPRERDARVELLLALVGLGDHAQQRPGELSGGQQQRVAIARALANRPALLIADEPTGQLDAETGLAVMELLRAVVRSEGVTALVATHDSQLLGLADRVLELSDGRIIDHG
- a CDS encoding sensor histidine kinase KdpD, which encodes MARGKLRIYLGSAPGVGKTYAMLSEGHRRVERGTDCVVAFVEHHGRPRTEVMLHGLEQVQRRTIEYRGSTFTEMDVDAVLERRPAVALVDELAHTNVPGSRNTKRWQDVEELLQAGIDVVSTVNIQHLESLGDVVESITGVRQRETVPDEVVRRANQIELVDMSPQALRRRMAHGNIYKSDKVDAALSNYFRPGNLTALRELALLWVADRVDEYLQQYRGEHNIRSTWQARERIVVGLTGGPEGRTLIRRAARMAAKGSGSEILAVYVARSDGLTSASPKELAVQRTLVEDLGGTFHHVIGDDVPASLLEFARGVNATQIVLGSSRRKTWQYVFGPGVGATVARESGPDLDVHIVTHEEVAKGRGLPVARGARLGRARSIWGWLTGMAGPALLTLLLTNVDADLGLANDMLLFLTLTVAAALLGGLMPALASAAFGSFLLNYYFTPPVHQITIADPKNILAIAIFFLVAVSVASVVDLAARRTHQAARLRAESEILSFLAGSVLRGETTLDALLERVRETFAMESVALLERAGDVEPWTCAGSVGPHPVARPEDADVDMPVGDHMALALSGRVLPAEDRRVLGAFAAQAAVVLDRQRLVDEAEESRKLAEGNRIRTALLAAVSHDLRTPLASIKAAVTSLRSDDVDWSEDDEAELLAGIEDGADRLDHLVGNLLDMSRLNTGTVRPIIRGIDLDEVVPMALGGVPEDSVELDIPESLPMVAVDSGLLERAVANIVENAVKYSPDAVPVLVAASALGDRVEVRVADRGPGVPDDSKERIFEPFQRYGDAPRGAGVGLGLAVARGFVESMGGTLTAEDTPGGGMTMVLTLSAVPGPGPVVADLSAQVTS